From the genome of Hymenobacter cellulosilyticus, one region includes:
- a CDS encoding OmpA family protein, with the protein MLGEPNAQPLGQINNDAWIPKKEGSNEFIEVRYTKSIIAKQVTVVENFNPGSITKIELVDTRGTRHQVYENKSPGPLAEPFRSLSVTFPAATYRTVGVVVSMNTKAVEGVNQIDAIGIADVAETMVKKEFVAQAEGVRFDSAMVNLGANVNSKYVDTHPVIAPDGKTLFFARQESPQNVGGANDVQDVWYSSLANAAKKTWNQAKNIGGPINTPGPNGLASVSSDGNTALLINVYNPDGTLDPKGASISRRTKTGWGMPVKIEIEDFYNDDEENVDYFLSTSGKFLLMAVQRKDGKGAQDLYVSFKKEDGRTWTRPKNLGASINTKKAEFAPFLAADGKTLYFASEGLGGYGKSDIFSSKRLDDSWTNWSKPRNLGPNINSPDFDGYFTLSAAGEDAYLVSSRNGLGGSRDIFRINLTPQFKPEVVTLVRGRVLDAATKKPVAATIKYENLLTGEEIGVAETSPVDGSYTIVLPSGAHYGYRAEAENYLAESDNLDVTDRQNYSEVNHDLFLVPFAVGSTIKLNNIFFAQSKYFLRENSYPELMRLVRILKDYPTVEIKLEGHTDNQGDPTLNLKLSLDRVNEVKKYLVSKGISGHRITTEGFGDKKPIASNEQEDTRKLNRRVEFRITKK; encoded by the coding sequence GTGTTGGGCGAGCCGAATGCTCAGCCCCTGGGTCAAATCAACAACGACGCCTGGATTCCCAAGAAGGAGGGGTCCAACGAGTTTATCGAGGTTCGCTACACCAAATCCATCATCGCCAAGCAGGTGACGGTCGTGGAAAACTTCAATCCGGGCTCCATCACCAAAATCGAGTTGGTCGATACCCGCGGCACCCGGCACCAGGTGTACGAAAACAAGAGCCCGGGTCCCTTGGCCGAGCCTTTTCGCTCTCTGAGCGTCACGTTTCCGGCGGCTACGTACCGCACCGTTGGCGTAGTCGTGTCCATGAATACCAAGGCGGTGGAAGGCGTCAACCAGATTGACGCCATCGGCATTGCCGACGTGGCCGAAACCATGGTAAAGAAGGAGTTTGTGGCCCAGGCCGAGGGCGTGCGGTTCGACTCGGCCATGGTCAACCTGGGCGCCAACGTCAACTCCAAGTATGTAGATACCCACCCAGTAATTGCGCCGGACGGTAAGACCCTGTTTTTTGCCCGTCAGGAAAGCCCCCAGAACGTGGGCGGCGCCAACGACGTGCAGGACGTGTGGTACAGCAGCTTGGCTAACGCCGCCAAGAAAACCTGGAACCAGGCCAAGAACATTGGCGGCCCTATCAACACACCTGGTCCTAACGGTCTGGCCTCGGTATCGTCGGACGGGAATACGGCCCTGCTGATCAACGTGTATAACCCCGACGGCACGCTGGACCCCAAGGGCGCCAGCATCTCGCGCCGCACCAAAACGGGCTGGGGCATGCCGGTGAAAATCGAAATCGAGGATTTCTACAACGACGATGAGGAAAACGTCGACTACTTCCTGAGTACCTCGGGCAAGTTTCTGCTCATGGCCGTGCAGCGTAAGGACGGCAAAGGCGCGCAGGACCTGTATGTAAGCTTTAAAAAGGAAGACGGCCGCACCTGGACCCGCCCCAAGAACCTGGGCGCCTCCATCAATACCAAAAAGGCCGAGTTTGCGCCCTTTCTGGCTGCCGACGGCAAAACCCTGTACTTCGCCTCCGAAGGCCTGGGTGGGTACGGCAAGAGCGACATTTTCTCGTCTAAGCGCCTGGATGACAGCTGGACCAACTGGTCGAAGCCCCGTAACCTGGGCCCCAACATCAACTCTCCCGACTTCGACGGCTACTTCACTTTGTCGGCCGCCGGTGAGGATGCTTATCTGGTGTCGTCGCGCAATGGCCTGGGCGGCTCCCGCGACATTTTTCGCATCAACCTGACCCCGCAGTTCAAGCCCGAAGTGGTGACGCTGGTGCGCGGGCGGGTGCTGGATGCGGCTACCAAAAAGCCCGTGGCCGCCACCATCAAGTACGAGAACCTGCTGACCGGCGAGGAAATCGGGGTGGCTGAAACCAGCCCCGTGGACGGATCCTATACCATCGTACTGCCTTCGGGTGCGCACTACGGCTACCGTGCCGAAGCCGAGAACTATCTGGCCGAAAGTGACAACCTGGACGTGACGGACCGGCAGAACTACTCGGAGGTCAACCATGACCTGTTCCTGGTGCCCTTCGCTGTGGGTTCGACTATCAAGCTCAACAACATCTTTTTTGCCCAGAGCAAATACTTCCTGCGCGAGAATTCCTATCCGGAACTGATGCGTCTGGTGCGTATTCTGAAGGATTACCCCACGGTAGAAATCAAGCTGGAAGGCCACACCGACAACCAGGGCGACCCAACGCTGAACCTGAAGCTCAGCCTGGACCGGGTAAACGAGGTAAAAAAGTATCTGGTGTCGAAAGGCATCAGCGGGCACCGTATTACCACTGAGGGCTTTGGCGACAAGAAACCCATTGCCAGCAACGAGCAGGAAGACACCCGTAAGCTCAACCGCCGGGTAGAGTTCCGGATTACCAAGAAGTAA
- the floA gene encoding flotillin-like protein FloA (flotillin-like protein involved in membrane lipid rafts) — translation MNVPFAPLIIAAIALLVFLYFFPISLWITAIFSGVRVSLFQLVLMRVRKVSPTLIVNSLITATKAGLHITSNELETHFLAGGNVPNVIKALISADKANIPLDFKQATAIDLAGRNVFEAVTTSVNPKVINTPNVAAVSQDGIQLIVIARVTVRANITQLVGGAGEETILARVGEGIVTSIGSSVSHKEVLENPDKISKLVLSKGLDAGTAFEILSIDIADIDIGENIGAKLQIDQATADLKVAEAKAEERRAMAVAVEQENRAKTQEAKARVVDAEAEIPKAIADAFRSGNLGVMDYYKMRNVQADTDMRDSIANPGGQNSSTKPGRDESRLS, via the coding sequence ATGAATGTGCCCTTCGCGCCCCTTATTATAGCCGCCATTGCGCTGCTGGTTTTCCTTTACTTCTTCCCCATCAGCCTCTGGATTACGGCCATTTTCTCCGGCGTCCGGGTGAGCCTGTTCCAGCTGGTGCTGATGCGGGTGCGCAAAGTCTCACCCACGCTCATCGTCAACTCCCTGATAACGGCCACCAAGGCGGGCCTGCACATCACCAGCAACGAGTTGGAAACCCACTTTCTGGCCGGCGGCAACGTGCCCAACGTTATTAAAGCCCTGATTTCGGCCGACAAGGCCAACATTCCGCTCGACTTCAAGCAGGCCACCGCCATTGATCTGGCCGGCCGCAACGTGTTTGAGGCCGTAACGACCTCCGTAAATCCCAAGGTTATCAACACGCCCAACGTGGCGGCCGTGTCGCAGGACGGGATTCAGCTGATCGTCATTGCCCGCGTAACGGTGCGAGCCAACATTACCCAACTGGTGGGCGGGGCCGGGGAAGAAACTATTCTGGCCCGCGTTGGGGAAGGCATCGTGACCAGCATTGGCTCGTCGGTGTCGCACAAGGAAGTACTCGAAAACCCCGACAAGATTTCCAAGCTCGTGCTCAGCAAAGGCCTTGATGCGGGTACGGCCTTCGAAATCCTATCTATTGATATTGCCGACATTGATATCGGAGAAAATATCGGCGCCAAGCTCCAGATTGACCAGGCCACGGCCGACCTGAAAGTGGCCGAAGCCAAGGCCGAGGAGCGCCGGGCCATGGCCGTGGCCGTAGAGCAGGAAAACCGGGCTAAAACCCAGGAAGCCAAAGCCCGCGTAGTCGACGCCGAAGCCGAGATTCCCAAAGCCATTGCCGACGCCTTCCGCTCCGGCAACCTGGGCGTAATGGACTACTACAAGATGCGCAACGTGCAGGCCGACACCGACATGCGCGACTCTATTGCCAACCCGGGCGGGCAGAACAGCAGCACCAAGCCCGGCCGCGACGAGTCCCGGTTAAGCTAG
- a CDS encoding NfeD family protein, whose translation MSNNCFLRIFRVTSTTPLMDWISIALLLLFGLLFLVAEVLFIPGTTLVGLVGFALLAIGIWFGYRDLGSTGGHITLVTAAVLAGIVVYIGLRPKNLHRFALTDVNNTSVRDARRPDVEPGTVGRTLSALRPAGTALFDDDRREVVTRGEFLASGTPVRVLGIEQNRIVVEQA comes from the coding sequence ATCAGCAACAATTGCTTTCTGCGTATATTTAGAGTAACCTCTACCACCCCTCTTATGGATTGGATTTCCATTGCGCTGCTCTTGTTGTTTGGCCTGCTGTTTCTGGTGGCCGAAGTCCTGTTTATTCCCGGCACCACGCTGGTCGGGCTGGTGGGCTTTGCGCTGCTGGCCATTGGTATCTGGTTTGGCTACCGCGACCTGGGCAGCACCGGCGGCCATATCACGCTGGTCACGGCGGCCGTGCTGGCTGGCATCGTGGTTTACATAGGACTGCGGCCCAAAAACCTACACCGCTTCGCCCTGACCGACGTCAACAACACGAGTGTGCGCGACGCTCGCCGCCCCGATGTAGAGCCCGGCACCGTGGGCCGCACCTTGTCGGCGCTGCGGCCGGCTGGCACGGCTCTGTTCGATGATGACCGGCGCGAAGTAGTGACCCGCGGCGAGTTTCTGGCTTCTGGCACGCCGGTGCGGGTGCTGGGCATCGAGCAAAACCGCATTGTGGTGGAGCAGGCGTAG
- a CDS encoding Crp/Fnr family transcriptional regulator → MPAVLASGVTMLTTLLRQVPYLTAAEVEEFVALWKRPVVLQRHDFLVQAGQVEHNLYFVVSGVLRIYYPSQDEEICVGFGYANNMVCSFPSFVANQPSEYCLQALKKCELLAISRADFSAFVEQNAGFARFWRTELERVLVGRIEREIDLLLPEPERRLERLLKRSPHIFQLVPKKYIASYLRMTPETLSRLR, encoded by the coding sequence ATGCCCGCTGTGCTTGCCTCCGGAGTAACGATGCTGACGACCCTGCTCAGGCAGGTGCCTTACCTGACGGCGGCCGAGGTGGAAGAGTTCGTAGCGCTGTGGAAACGGCCGGTAGTGCTTCAGCGGCACGACTTTCTGGTGCAGGCCGGGCAGGTAGAGCACAACCTGTACTTTGTGGTCAGCGGGGTGCTGCGCATCTATTATCCGAGCCAGGACGAGGAAATTTGCGTCGGGTTTGGCTACGCCAACAACATGGTGTGCTCGTTTCCGTCGTTTGTGGCAAATCAGCCCTCCGAGTACTGCCTGCAGGCGCTAAAGAAGTGTGAGCTGCTGGCTATTTCCCGCGCCGATTTTAGTGCCTTCGTAGAGCAGAATGCCGGGTTTGCGCGGTTCTGGCGCACGGAGCTGGAACGGGTGCTGGTAGGGCGCATCGAGCGGGAAATAGACTTGCTGCTGCCCGAGCCCGAGCGGCGCCTGGAGCGGCTGCTCAAGCGCAGTCCGCACATATTTCAGCTGGTGCCCAAGAAGTACATTGCCTCCTACCTGCGCATGACGCCCGAAACGCTGAGCCGGCTGCGCTAA
- a CDS encoding DinB family protein, which yields MLSTAFIAQFEAQIQELSATVAQQLQPLPSHQLNYKPTPTGWSVLECLEHLNRYSRFYNAELAQALSGRRAELAAHEVGFSWLGRKSYDTVKPENRKPQKTIKHMNPAGSQFTLAVVEEFLRHQAQLLELLAAARTADLNRKAVRVEFFRLLKLRLGEAMLFVVAHEQRHVQQALRAAQAAQNREKEALLVV from the coding sequence ATGCTTTCTACCGCTTTTATTGCCCAGTTCGAAGCCCAGATTCAGGAGCTATCCGCCACGGTAGCCCAACAGCTCCAGCCGCTGCCCAGCCACCAGCTTAACTACAAGCCGACGCCTACGGGTTGGAGCGTGCTGGAGTGCCTGGAACACCTAAACCGCTACAGCCGCTTCTATAACGCGGAGCTAGCTCAAGCCTTATCCGGTCGAAGAGCGGAGCTGGCTGCGCACGAAGTTGGGTTCAGCTGGCTAGGGCGCAAGTCATACGACACGGTGAAGCCGGAAAACCGCAAGCCGCAGAAAACCATCAAGCACATGAACCCCGCCGGTAGTCAGTTCACGCTGGCCGTGGTAGAAGAATTTCTGCGGCACCAGGCGCAGCTGCTGGAGTTGCTGGCCGCCGCCCGCACTGCCGACCTGAACCGAAAAGCCGTGCGCGTCGAGTTTTTCCGGCTGCTGAAGCTGCGCCTGGGTGAGGCAATGTTGTTTGTGGTAGCTCACGAGCAGCGCCACGTGCAACAGGCGTTGCGTGCGGCCCAGGCCGCTCAAAATCGAGAAAAGGAAGCTCTGCTGGTGGTGTAG
- the proS gene encoding proline--tRNA ligase — protein MSKSLPKRSEDYSLWYNELVKRAGLAENSAVRGCMVIKPYGYAIWEKMQRQLDDMFKRTGHQNAYFPLFVPKSLFEAEEKNAEGFAKECAVVTHYRLQNDPDRPGKLRVDPNAKLEEELIVRPTSEAIIWSTYKNWIQSYRDLPLLINQWANVVRWEMRTRLFLRTAEFLWQEGHTAHATAEEAVAETRQMLDVYAQFAEEWMALPVVKGVKTENERFAGALDTYCIEGLMQDGKALQAGTSHFLGQNFAKAFDVQFTTKEGQLEHVWGTSWGVSTRLMGALIMSHSDDEGLVLPPKLAPIQVVIVPIYKTGQLEELTERIRPMQLGLAERGISVKFDDRDTERPGFKFAEWELKGVPVRIAVGMRDLDNGTVEVARRDTKEKMNLPLADIVNSVDQLLTDIQTNIYQRALHFRETHTTRVETYEEFKQALEGEGGFVVAHWDGTTETEERIKEETKATIRCVALNEPDEEGTCILTGKPSQRRVYFARAY, from the coding sequence ATGAGTAAAAGTTTGCCAAAGCGTAGTGAAGATTATTCACTGTGGTACAATGAGTTGGTGAAGCGCGCCGGCCTGGCTGAGAACTCGGCCGTACGCGGCTGTATGGTCATCAAACCGTACGGGTACGCCATCTGGGAGAAGATGCAGCGCCAGCTCGACGATATGTTTAAGCGTACGGGCCACCAGAACGCCTATTTCCCGCTGTTTGTACCCAAAAGCCTGTTTGAGGCCGAGGAGAAAAACGCGGAGGGATTTGCCAAGGAATGCGCCGTCGTGACTCACTACCGCCTGCAGAACGACCCCGACCGGCCTGGTAAGCTCCGCGTGGACCCCAACGCTAAGCTGGAGGAAGAGCTGATCGTGCGCCCGACTTCGGAGGCTATTATCTGGAGCACCTACAAGAACTGGATTCAGAGCTACCGGGACCTGCCCCTGCTGATTAATCAGTGGGCTAACGTGGTGCGCTGGGAAATGCGGACCCGTCTGTTTTTGCGCACGGCCGAGTTTCTGTGGCAGGAAGGCCACACAGCCCACGCTACGGCCGAAGAAGCGGTGGCTGAAACGCGGCAGATGCTGGACGTGTACGCGCAGTTTGCCGAGGAATGGATGGCCCTGCCGGTGGTGAAAGGCGTGAAGACCGAGAACGAGCGGTTTGCCGGGGCTCTGGACACGTATTGCATCGAAGGTTTGATGCAGGACGGCAAAGCCTTGCAGGCTGGTACTTCCCACTTCCTGGGGCAGAACTTCGCCAAGGCGTTTGACGTGCAGTTTACCACCAAAGAAGGACAGCTGGAGCACGTATGGGGTACTTCCTGGGGCGTAAGCACCCGCCTGATGGGGGCTCTGATCATGAGCCACTCCGACGACGAAGGCCTGGTGCTGCCGCCCAAGCTGGCCCCGATTCAGGTGGTCATTGTGCCGATTTACAAGACGGGCCAACTGGAAGAGCTGACTGAGCGTATCCGCCCCATGCAACTGGGCCTGGCCGAGCGCGGCATCAGCGTGAAGTTTGATGACCGGGACACGGAGCGCCCCGGCTTCAAGTTTGCCGAGTGGGAGCTCAAAGGCGTGCCGGTGCGGATTGCCGTGGGCATGCGCGACCTGGACAACGGCACCGTGGAAGTAGCCCGCCGCGACACCAAGGAGAAGATGAACCTGCCGCTGGCCGACATCGTGAACAGCGTGGACCAGCTGCTGACCGATATTCAGACCAACATCTACCAGCGGGCCCTGCACTTCCGCGAAACCCACACGACCCGCGTCGAGACCTACGAGGAGTTTAAGCAGGCTCTGGAAGGCGAAGGCGGCTTTGTGGTGGCACACTGGGACGGCACTACCGAAACCGAGGAGCGCATCAAAGAAGAAACCAAGGCTACCATCCGCTGCGTGGCTCTAAACGAGCCCGACGAGGAAGGCACCTGCATCCTGACCGGCAAGCCGAGTCAGCGCCGGGTGTACTTTGCCCGGGCTTACTAA
- a CDS encoding OmpP1/FadL family transporter: MYQRSEFSFSPGLGLGNTESRAFGTTTSDARNSLHIGSLGAAFVNRRPDSDENPWRNGTFAIGLTRTNDFNESFRYRGNPSREQDIFQRLSTDRRQDLDDLAFNTYLTEEDAQGIYVPEDYKNSRGRLTQEETVLTTGSQTQFDFGYGASYKDRLYIGGAIGIVSTRFNSTSTLKATDPATDPAGTLGSSFGSLSYRETLETRGTGINARIGAIYRVNDALRVGASVQTPTYMKLSESYGVRMDVVYDQAITVGGKTMTSASDSPDPGEFTYALTTPFRASSGIAAVIGKHGFISGDVEYVNYSNARLSNADETEDYNAGYPVSNPTSAPPFDFTTNNDQIRQLYKSTVNVRVGGELRADIFRLRAGYARYGDPYKNSEFDRTQNYFTAGAGLRQNNFFVDVAGVYSTSKRFYSPYVLESNTPVVSVDGNRYTTTVTAGWTF; encoded by the coding sequence ATGTATCAGCGCTCTGAGTTTAGCTTTTCGCCCGGCTTGGGCTTGGGCAATACCGAGAGCAGGGCTTTTGGCACTACCACTAGTGATGCGCGTAACAGCCTGCATATCGGTAGCCTAGGGGCTGCGTTCGTAAACCGGCGCCCGGACAGTGACGAGAATCCCTGGCGCAACGGAACGTTTGCTATTGGCCTGACTCGCACCAACGATTTTAACGAGAGCTTCCGCTACCGCGGCAATCCCTCCCGGGAGCAGGATATCTTTCAGCGCCTGAGCACCGACCGGCGGCAGGACCTCGACGACTTGGCCTTCAATACCTACCTTACGGAGGAAGATGCCCAAGGAATCTATGTACCCGAGGACTATAAGAACTCGCGGGGGCGGTTGACGCAGGAAGAGACAGTACTTACTACCGGCTCTCAAACGCAGTTTGACTTTGGCTACGGTGCCAGCTACAAAGACCGGCTTTACATCGGTGGTGCCATCGGCATAGTAAGCACCCGCTTCAACTCGACCAGTACCTTGAAGGCTACCGACCCGGCCACCGACCCAGCGGGTACGTTGGGCTCTTCCTTTGGGTCGTTGAGCTACCGTGAAACGCTGGAAACCAGGGGTACGGGCATCAATGCTCGGATTGGAGCCATCTACCGGGTCAACGACGCACTCCGCGTTGGGGCTTCGGTTCAGACTCCTACCTATATGAAGCTGTCAGAATCCTACGGGGTTAGAATGGACGTGGTATACGACCAGGCTATTACGGTGGGTGGCAAAACCATGACTTCGGCCAGTGACTCGCCTGACCCGGGCGAATTTACTTACGCGTTGACCACGCCCTTCCGGGCCTCGAGTGGTATAGCAGCCGTTATTGGCAAGCATGGCTTTATCAGCGGGGATGTAGAGTACGTGAACTACAGTAATGCTCGACTCAGCAACGCTGATGAAACGGAAGATTATAATGCCGGGTATCCCGTATCGAATCCAACGTCTGCCCCGCCTTTTGACTTTACTACGAACAACGACCAGATTCGCCAACTGTACAAGTCGACGGTGAACGTGCGGGTTGGTGGAGAGCTGCGGGCGGACATCTTCCGTTTGCGTGCCGGCTATGCCCGCTATGGAGACCCCTACAAGAACAGTGAGTTTGACCGTACCCAGAACTATTTCACGGCCGGTGCTGGCCTGCGGCAAAATAACTTCTTCGTGGACGTAGCTGGGGTATACAGCACCAGTAAGCGGTTCTACAGCCCTTACGTGCTGGAAAGCAACACGCCAGTTGTCAGCGTGGATGGCAACCGCTACACCACCACCGTTACAGCAGGCTGGACATTTTAA
- a CDS encoding S9 family peptidase, whose translation MNFRFLGLAFFLSAVSPVVLPASAPVAVAQQKQNITLEDIWAKGTFQARSVPGFNWMRDGRYYSSLDNGDLVQHDVTTGKAVQTLVAGQDLKVAGSSQPLPVEGYSFNSDEKKILFWTAEEPIYRRSSRANFFVYDRASKQLVPLSAGGKQSYATFSPDGKRVAFVRDNNLFVTDLATMQEEAVTTDGVQNKIINGSTDWVYEEEFEFAQAFFWSPDSRQLAFYTFDESQVPEYNMQVWGELYPQDYRYKYPKAGEKNSVVSISVHDVAAGKTTKMDVGPESNQYIPRIIWTETPNLLSIRRLNRLQNKLEVLHADANSGKSQVVLTDEDKAYVEVNDDLRYLADGKQFLFSSEKDGYRHLYLYDMKGKLVRQLTKGNWEITSIDAFDEDKGLVYYSSTEASPLQRQLYRINLKGSGKTRLSEAAHGNNTVNISPDCKYYLNYFSAAGEPTTVSLRNGKDGKLVKVLEDNAKLRQTLSQYNLGKLEFISFKTSEGITLNGSMLKPANFDATKKYPVLMYVYGGPGSQTVKDDVGGGIALTNYLWHQLLAEQGYIIVSVDNRGTGARGAEFKKSTYANLGKLETIDQGESAKYLGTLPYVDKARIGIWGWSFGGYMTALAMTKNADLFKMAISVAPVTNWRYYDSVYTERFLKTPQENPAGYDDNSPVQFAQQLKGKYLLVHGTGDDNVHFQNSTAWVDAMVKANKDFQSLYYPNRNHGIYGGNTRLHLYRQMTDFVLKNL comes from the coding sequence ATGAATTTTCGCTTTCTCGGACTGGCTTTCTTTCTTTCAGCAGTTAGTCCCGTAGTATTGCCCGCTTCGGCTCCCGTGGCCGTAGCCCAGCAAAAACAGAATATCACCCTCGAAGACATCTGGGCCAAAGGCACGTTTCAGGCCCGCTCGGTGCCGGGTTTCAACTGGATGCGGGACGGCCGCTACTACTCCTCGCTCGACAACGGCGACCTGGTGCAGCACGACGTGACGACCGGCAAAGCCGTGCAAACCCTCGTGGCCGGCCAGGACCTGAAAGTGGCCGGCAGCAGCCAGCCTCTGCCGGTAGAAGGCTACTCCTTCAACTCTGACGAGAAGAAAATTCTGTTCTGGACGGCCGAAGAGCCCATTTACCGGCGCAGCTCCCGGGCCAACTTTTTCGTGTACGACCGGGCCAGCAAGCAGCTGGTGCCCCTGAGCGCCGGCGGCAAGCAGAGCTACGCCACCTTCTCGCCCGATGGCAAGCGCGTGGCGTTTGTGCGCGACAATAACCTGTTTGTGACCGACCTGGCCACGATGCAGGAGGAAGCCGTGACCACCGACGGCGTGCAGAACAAGATTATCAACGGCTCGACCGACTGGGTGTACGAGGAGGAGTTTGAGTTTGCTCAGGCCTTTTTCTGGTCGCCCGACTCACGGCAGCTGGCTTTCTACACCTTCGACGAAAGTCAGGTGCCCGAGTACAACATGCAGGTGTGGGGCGAGCTGTATCCGCAGGACTACCGCTACAAATACCCCAAGGCCGGCGAAAAGAACTCGGTAGTTAGCATCTCGGTACACGATGTGGCCGCCGGCAAGACCACCAAGATGGACGTGGGCCCCGAGTCCAACCAGTACATTCCGCGCATCATCTGGACCGAAACACCCAATCTGCTCAGCATCCGCCGCCTCAACCGCCTGCAGAACAAGTTGGAAGTGCTGCACGCCGACGCGAATAGCGGCAAAAGCCAGGTAGTACTAACCGATGAGGACAAGGCCTACGTAGAGGTAAACGACGACCTGCGCTACCTCGCCGACGGCAAGCAGTTCCTGTTTAGCAGCGAAAAGGACGGCTACCGCCACCTCTACCTGTATGACATGAAGGGCAAGCTGGTACGCCAGCTCACCAAGGGTAACTGGGAAATCACCAGCATCGACGCCTTCGACGAGGACAAGGGCCTGGTGTACTACTCCAGCACCGAGGCCTCGCCGCTGCAGCGGCAGCTTTACCGCATCAACCTAAAGGGCAGCGGAAAAACTCGCCTGAGCGAAGCCGCCCACGGCAACAACACGGTGAATATCAGCCCCGACTGCAAGTATTACCTCAACTACTTCTCGGCGGCCGGCGAGCCTACTACGGTGAGTTTGCGCAATGGCAAAGACGGCAAGCTGGTAAAAGTGCTGGAAGACAACGCCAAGCTGCGGCAGACCCTGAGCCAGTACAACCTGGGCAAGCTGGAATTTATCAGCTTCAAAACCTCGGAAGGCATAACGCTCAATGGCTCGATGCTGAAGCCGGCCAACTTTGATGCTACCAAGAAATACCCGGTGCTGATGTACGTGTATGGCGGCCCCGGCTCCCAAACCGTGAAAGATGATGTCGGCGGCGGCATTGCCCTGACCAACTACCTCTGGCACCAGCTGCTGGCCGAGCAAGGCTACATCATCGTGTCGGTGGACAACCGCGGCACGGGCGCGCGCGGTGCCGAGTTTAAGAAGAGCACCTATGCCAACCTGGGCAAGCTCGAAACCATTGACCAAGGCGAAAGCGCCAAGTATCTGGGCACGCTGCCCTACGTGGACAAGGCCCGCATTGGCATCTGGGGCTGGAGCTTCGGGGGCTACATGACGGCCCTGGCAATGACCAAAAACGCCGACCTTTTCAAGATGGCTATTTCCGTGGCTCCGGTTACCAACTGGCGCTATTACGACTCCGTCTACACCGAGCGGTTTTTGAAAACGCCCCAGGAAAACCCCGCGGGCTACGACGACAACTCGCCCGTGCAGTTTGCCCAGCAGCTCAAGGGCAAGTACCTGCTGGTGCACGGCACCGGCGACGACAACGTGCACTTCCAGAACTCCACAGCCTGGGTTGATGCCATGGTAAAAGCCAACAAGGATTTCCAGTCGTTATACTACCCCAACCGCAACCACGGCATTTACGGCGGCAACACCCGGCTGCACTTATACCGGCAAATGACTGATTTCGTGCTGAAAAACCTGTAA
- a CDS encoding energy transducer TonB, giving the protein MRWVAAGPAADLPPPAPVANTADQMPTYGNGPADINKLVRYPQTAIENKTEGIVYASFMVDEQGRVEAPSIVRGIGGGCDEEVLRVLRQTSGIGRRPGAAGSW; this is encoded by the coding sequence GTGCGCTGGGTAGCCGCCGGCCCCGCTGCCGACCTGCCGCCACCGGCTCCCGTGGCCAATACCGCCGACCAGATGCCAACCTACGGCAACGGCCCGGCCGACATCAATAAGCTGGTGCGTTACCCGCAAACGGCCATTGAGAACAAAACGGAGGGCATTGTCTACGCCTCGTTTATGGTCGACGAGCAGGGTAGGGTAGAGGCTCCGAGCATCGTGCGCGGCATTGGCGGCGGCTGCGACGAGGAAGTGCTGCGCGTGCTGCGCCAGACCTCGGGCATTGGTCGCCGGCCCGGAGCGGCGGGCAGCTGGTGA